Proteins from a genomic interval of Hornefia porci:
- a CDS encoding DUF819 domain-containing protein gives MWGHIFNLKDPLVGADNTWALWTICIVGASAAIMLEQRYQWASKVTGALIALVLAVALSNFGIIPMESGVWDAVWDYVVPLSIPMLLMKCDIRRVGRDSGRILGIFLIGSVGTACGAMIGYGLLRQYIPELAKLAGVFTATYIGGAVNFTGVGKALGVSAGTMSSATMADNTMMAICFLVLMLIPSAGFFLKRFSHPLIDDIEAVKRSVGNGGEEEYEGAFARPREISLRDIALTVSAAFVIVSISFFMADMLGRVIPRSNSVLMMFNTLLGNDYIWLSTISMVCATVKPRFFGGIRGTEEIGTFLIYIFFFVIGVPASAPGIIQSPVLLLYAAIIVGVNMLFCLVAGKFLHYDLESIILASNANIGGPTTAAAMAVSKGWKSLIGPSILVGIIGYVLGTYMGLLVWGILEF, from the coding sequence ATGTGGGGACACATATTTAATCTGAAGGACCCCCTGGTGGGGGCGGACAACACGTGGGCGCTCTGGACAATCTGCATCGTGGGGGCGTCTGCCGCGATTATGCTGGAACAAAGATATCAGTGGGCGTCGAAGGTCACCGGAGCGCTGATTGCGCTGGTGCTGGCGGTGGCGCTTTCCAATTTCGGGATCATTCCGATGGAATCGGGTGTGTGGGACGCGGTCTGGGACTATGTGGTCCCGCTGTCGATTCCGATGCTTCTGATGAAATGTGACATTCGCAGGGTCGGTCGTGACTCCGGGAGAATTCTCGGGATTTTCCTGATCGGCTCGGTGGGCACCGCCTGCGGCGCCATGATCGGATACGGGCTTTTGCGGCAGTATATTCCGGAGCTGGCGAAGCTGGCCGGCGTATTCACCGCGACCTACATCGGCGGAGCCGTAAATTTTACCGGCGTGGGAAAGGCTCTCGGCGTCTCCGCCGGGACGATGTCCTCTGCGACAATGGCGGACAATACGATGATGGCTATCTGCTTCCTGGTTCTGATGCTGATTCCGTCCGCCGGTTTTTTTCTGAAGAGGTTTTCGCATCCGCTGATCGACGATATAGAAGCGGTGAAGCGTTCCGTCGGTAACGGCGGAGAGGAGGAGTACGAAGGGGCGTTTGCCCGTCCGCGTGAAATCTCTCTGAGGGACATCGCTCTGACCGTTTCCGCCGCGTTTGTGATCGTCAGCATTTCCTTCTTCATGGCGGATATGCTTGGGCGGGTGATTCCCAGAAGCAATTCGGTTCTGATGATGTTCAACACGCTGCTGGGAAACGACTACATTTGGCTCAGCACGATTTCCATGGTCTGCGCCACAGTGAAGCCCCGATTTTTCGGAGGCATCCGCGGGACAGAGGAGATAGGAACATTCTTAATCTATATTTTCTTCTTTGTTATCGGCGTTCCCGCATCAGCGCCGGGAATCATCCAGTCACCCGTCCTGCTCCTTTACGCGGCGATTATCGTCGGCGTGAATATGCTGTTCTGTTTGGTGGCGGGGAAATTCCTGCATTACGATCTGGAAAGCATTATCCTGGCGTCCAACGCGAACATCGGCGGTCCGACGACGGCGGCGGCCATGGCGGTGAGCAAGGGATGGAAGTCGCTGATCGGCCCATCGATTCTGGTGGGGATTATCGGATACGTTCTCGGCACATATATGGGGCTGCTTGTCTGGGGAATTCTGGAATTTTAG
- the galE gene encoding UDP-glucose 4-epimerase GalE, with translation MRILVLGGAGYIGSHTVYALAEAGHSVAVIDNLETGHLAAVHPSATFYQGDLRDRDFVDGVLEQETELDAVIHFAANSLVAESMRDPLKYYDNNLCGTKTMLESMVAHGVDKIVFSSTAATYGIPERIPIRETDRTEPVNPYGETKLSMEKMFKWVGKAHGLRFVSLRYFNAAGAHVSGLIGEDHHPETHLIPLILQVPAGKREFISIFGTDYATEDGTCVRDYIHVTDLAQAHIKAVEYLMEGGRSEIFNLGNGVGFSVRQVIDAARRVTGLPVPEREETRRPGDPDVLIASSDKARELLGWKPEHDSLEDIIATAWNWHRRHPDGYRD, from the coding sequence ATGAGGATTCTGGTTCTTGGCGGAGCGGGTTATATAGGCTCGCATACCGTGTATGCGCTGGCGGAGGCCGGCCATTCTGTGGCGGTGATTGATAATCTGGAAACCGGACACCTGGCGGCAGTGCATCCGTCGGCGACGTTCTACCAGGGAGACCTGCGTGACCGGGATTTTGTGGACGGCGTACTGGAGCAGGAGACGGAGCTGGACGCGGTGATTCACTTCGCGGCGAATTCCCTGGTGGCGGAGAGCATGCGCGATCCCCTGAAGTATTATGATAATAATCTCTGTGGCACAAAGACCATGCTGGAATCAATGGTGGCGCACGGGGTCGATAAAATTGTCTTTTCGTCAACGGCGGCGACCTATGGAATTCCCGAGCGCATTCCGATCCGGGAGACGGACCGTACTGAACCGGTGAATCCGTACGGAGAGACCAAGCTTTCCATGGAGAAGATGTTCAAATGGGTCGGAAAGGCTCACGGACTCCGGTTCGTGTCGCTGCGGTATTTCAATGCCGCAGGCGCGCATGTCAGCGGTCTCATCGGTGAGGATCATCATCCGGAAACGCATCTGATTCCTCTGATTCTTCAGGTTCCTGCCGGCAAAAGAGAGTTCATCAGTATCTTCGGGACGGATTACGCCACAGAGGACGGGACCTGTGTCCGGGATTACATTCATGTGACCGATCTGGCTCAGGCACACATCAAAGCGGTGGAGTATCTGATGGAGGGCGGACGCAGCGAAATCTTCAATCTGGGCAACGGCGTCGGGTTTTCGGTGCGTCAGGTGATCGACGCCGCCCGAAGGGTTACCGGACTGCCTGTCCCTGAAAGGGAGGAGACGCGCCGGCCCGGTGATCCGGATGTTCTGATCGCCTCCAGCGATAAGGCGAGGGAACTCCTGGGATGGAAGCCCGAGCATGACAGTCTGGAGGACATCATTGCCACTGCCTGGAACTGGCATCGTCGTCACCCCGACGGATACCGGGATTAA
- a CDS encoding LuxR C-terminal-related transcriptional regulator, which yields MQGFLVYIYNIAFIILYMKVMEVCTRAEGSTGLRWIRDLRFLFLMLLVRTVINFAFDMGLIQADVQGMGRFYLNLNTTADALICLFYIWFVTDFLGRKERGGLYFVLAVCAGLEFAAIDASSFTVLAPLGQSAIFLSAVATFVYGVVSSRGNKEESAGVFRRLCMAATGFAAAIFVENIWVYLANGKGWFDFGYRVNPVDYLFSIVMAVWLVRWIRRIDASAENSAIARNLSREKGGEPLRSPVNEQEKMEQFCSYYKMTGRETQVLGLILGGRSNQEIADALFITVGTVKHHVHNIFTKLEIERRSQLMRMFIDFQEPEE from the coding sequence ATGCAGGGTTTTTTAGTATACATTTATAATATCGCATTCATCATCCTTTACATGAAGGTCATGGAGGTATGCACACGGGCGGAGGGCAGCACAGGTCTGCGCTGGATCCGGGATCTCCGGTTCCTGTTTCTGATGCTGCTGGTCCGGACCGTTATTAATTTTGCCTTCGATATGGGGCTGATCCAGGCGGATGTGCAGGGGATGGGGCGTTTTTATCTGAACCTGAATACCACGGCAGACGCGTTGATCTGTCTTTTTTATATCTGGTTTGTCACCGATTTTCTGGGACGGAAGGAGCGCGGCGGACTGTATTTTGTTCTCGCCGTCTGCGCGGGTCTGGAGTTTGCCGCCATCGATGCGTCCTCCTTCACCGTGCTGGCGCCCCTGGGGCAGTCGGCGATTTTCCTGTCTGCCGTTGCGACATTTGTATACGGCGTTGTTTCCTCCCGGGGAAACAAAGAAGAATCCGCCGGCGTTTTCCGCAGGCTGTGCATGGCGGCGACGGGGTTCGCGGCTGCGATTTTCGTGGAGAACATCTGGGTCTATCTCGCGAACGGCAAAGGCTGGTTCGATTTCGGTTACCGGGTGAATCCTGTGGATTACCTGTTCAGCATTGTGATGGCTGTCTGGCTGGTGCGCTGGATCCGCCGCATCGACGCCAGTGCGGAAAACAGTGCGATCGCGAGGAACCTCAGTCGTGAAAAGGGCGGGGAACCGCTGCGGAGTCCTGTGAACGAGCAGGAGAAGATGGAACAGTTCTGCAGCTATTACAAAATGACCGGCAGGGAGACGCAGGTGCTGGGTCTGATTCTGGGCGGCAGAAGCAATCAGGAGATTGCGGACGCTCTCTTCATCACGGTGGGAACGGTCAAGCATCATGTGCATAATATTTTCACCAAGCTGGAAATCGAGCGGCGCAGCCAGCTGATGCGGATGTTTATCGATTTTCAGGAACCGGAGGAGTGA